Proteins encoded together in one candidate division WOR-3 bacterium window:
- a CDS encoding Do family serine endopeptidase codes for MKREVTSIGKLPVLVVFTIFSWVLVYAGADSLVVNHSPFVKAVERAMPAVVNISAEKVVKFSREQIFPDFGGPFDEFFREFFRGMPVPEQNIRTLGSGVIVSSDGYIVTNNHVIAGYEDIVVKLADGTVFKGDDVKVVGRDPQTDLAVLKVNATKPLTAIKYADPTSIKVGDWAIAIGNPFGLQGTVTVGVVSATGRSGIPLPEGPTRQDFIQTDAAINPGNSGGALVNINGELIGINTALSSPVGANVGVGFAVPVSYVKSVVEQLIAYGKVIRGYLGVRPQVISEKIRQALKLDDTTGVLISEVVANTPAEKAGLQPGDVIVAINGESFAGVESFRKRIAEFKPGTEVVLTVIRNGKRLTKKAVLTEFPEERAETTPSDKEKIKGWLGIKVGEISPEEKKSANVGDGVKVVGVEKGSPADKAGIEVGDLILKMGDETVRGVDEFYRLAEKLSGTKEPLLLYIKRGNQPMFVAVEP; via the coding sequence ATGAAAAGAGAAGTTACATCAATCGGCAAATTACCGGTGCTGGTAGTTTTTACGATTTTTAGTTGGGTATTGGTCTATGCCGGAGCCGACTCTCTTGTTGTAAATCATAGTCCTTTTGTTAAGGCGGTGGAACGAGCTATGCCGGCGGTGGTTAACATCTCAGCAGAGAAGGTGGTTAAGTTTTCCCGTGAGCAGATATTTCCTGATTTTGGCGGACCTTTTGATGAGTTCTTCAGGGAGTTTTTTCGGGGAATGCCAGTTCCCGAGCAGAATATCCGTACATTGGGCTCTGGGGTTATTGTCAGTTCTGATGGTTACATTGTTACCAATAACCATGTTATCGCTGGTTATGAAGATATCGTGGTAAAACTGGCGGACGGCACAGTTTTCAAGGGTGATGATGTTAAGGTTGTCGGCCGAGACCCACAAACCGACCTGGCGGTTTTGAAGGTTAATGCTACCAAGCCGTTGACGGCAATAAAGTATGCGGACCCGACAAGTATTAAGGTTGGGGATTGGGCGATAGCGATTGGCAACCCCTTCGGGCTGCAGGGAACGGTTACCGTGGGTGTGGTTTCAGCGACGGGCCGTTCGGGAATTCCTTTGCCGGAAGGGCCAACACGCCAGGATTTTATTCAGACCGATGCGGCGATAAACCCGGGAAATTCCGGTGGCGCACTGGTGAATATCAATGGTGAGTTGATCGGGATTAACACCGCCCTGAGTTCTCCGGTGGGCGCCAATGTTGGTGTTGGTTTTGCGGTGCCGGTTAGTTATGTGAAGTCGGTTGTGGAGCAGTTGATTGCTTACGGTAAGGTAATAAGGGGTTATCTCGGTGTTAGACCGCAGGTGATTAGCGAGAAAATCCGACAGGCTTTGAAACTTGATGACACAACCGGGGTGTTGATAAGTGAGGTTGTTGCAAATACACCAGCGGAAAAGGCGGGTTTACAGCCCGGTGATGTCATTGTGGCGATAAATGGCGAAAGTTTTGCCGGAGTGGAAAGTTTTCGTAAAAGGATAGCGGAGTTCAAGCCGGGAACAGAGGTAGTTTTAACCGTGATAAGAAATGGCAAACGGTTGACAAAAAAGGCGGTTCTAACAGAATTTCCCGAAGAGAGGGCGGAAACTACCCCAAGCGATAAGGAAAAAATTAAAGGCTGGCTGGGTATTAAGGTCGGGGAAATTTCACCGGAGGAAAAAAAGAGTGCCAATGTTGGTGATGGTGTGAAGGTTGTTGGGGTTGAGAAGGGGAGTCCGGCAGATAAGGCGGGAATTGAGGTTGGGGATTTGATTCTGAAGATGGGGGACGAAACGGTAAGAGGAGTAGATGAGTTTTACCGGCTTGCCGAAAAGTTGTCCGGGACAAAGGAGCCGCTGCTTTTGTATATTAAACGCGGTAACCAGCCGATGTTTGTTGCGGTTGAACCGTAA